The DNA window CCAACAAATTGGTGATATAGAGTTAAGTGATGCAGTGTTTGGAGTTGAAGTAAACCAACATGTTTTATACGAAGCTGTAAAGAATCAGCTTGCAAATAAAAGACAAGGGACACAATCAGCTAAAACAAGAGCAGAAGTAAGAGGTGGAGGAAAGAAACCTTGGAGACAAAAAGGAACTGGTAGAGCTCGTCAAGGAAGTATAAGATCACCTCAATGGATAGGTGGTGGAGTAGTATTTGCTCCAAAGCCAAGAGACTATAGCTATAGTATTCCTAAAAAGGTTAAGAGATTAGCTATGAAGAGCGCATTAAGCTCAAAAGTTGAAAGTAAAGAAATAATAGTATTAGATGAATTAAATCTAACTCAACCTAAGACAAAAGATATGGTAAATATCTTAAAGAATATTAATTCTAATAAAAAGGCACTAATAGTTATGGCTGAAAAGAATGAAAATGTAGTGAAATCTGCAAGCAATATACAAGGTGTTCAAACTACTTTGACAAACACTCTTAATGTATATGACATACTAAAATATGATTCATTTATTATAACTAAGGATGCCGTTAAAAAAGTGGAGGAGGTGTATGCATAATGCGTAATCCACACGACATTATAAGAAAGCCTATAGTAACAGAGAGAAGTATGGATGATATGGCAGAAGGTAAATATACTTTTGTTGTAGATAAAAGAGCAAATAAAACAGAAGTTAAAAATGCTGTTGAGAAGGTATTCGGAGTAAAGGTTGAAAAAGTAAACACTATGTTTATGGAAGGTAAAGTAAAAAGACAAGGAATCCATGAGGGTAGAAGACCGAGCTGGAAAAAAGCCATAGTTACCCTTACTAAAGATAGTAAAGGTATAGAGTTCTTTGAAGGCATGTAATTCTTAATTGCAAGTAAGAGGAGGGAACAAAATGAGTATCAAGAAATTCAAAGCGACTTCGCCTGCAATTAGACAAATGACTGTTTCGACATTTGAAGACATCACTAAAAAAGATCCTGAGAAGTCATTAATTGTAAGCTTGAATAGACAAGCAGGAAGAAACGTCCATGGTAAGATTACAGTTAGACATAGAGGCGGCGGAGCTAAAAGAAAATATAGAATAATTGATTTCAAGAGAAATAAAGATGGAGTACCAGGAAAAGTTGCTGCAATCGAGTATGATCCAAATAGAACAGCTAACATAGCATTAATAAACTATGTTGACGGTGAAAAAAGATATATACTTGCTCCACTTGGTTTAAAAGTTGGAGATGTTATAGAATCAGGTGTAGAAGCAGACATAAAAGTAGGTAATGCATTGCCATTAAAAAACATACCAGTTGGTACAGTAATCCATAATGTTGAGCTAAAGGCTGGAAAAGGCGGTCAATTAGTAAGATCTGCTGGTAATTCAGCACAGCTTATGGGTAAAGAAGGCAACTATGCTACAGTTAGACTTCCATCCGGAGAGTTTAGACTTATTAGAATAGAATGCAGAGCTACTATAGGCCAAGTAGGCAATGTAGAGCATGAAAATATAACAGTAGGTAAAGCTGGTAGAAAGAGACACATGGGCTTTAGACCAACAGTTAGAGGTAGTGTTATGAACCCTAATGATCACCCACATGGCGGTGGAGAAGGAAGAACTGGAATAGGTAGACCATCACCAGTAACACCATGGGGTAAACCAGCATTAGGATATAAGACTCGTCAGAAGAATAAAAAGTCAAATCAATACATCGTTAGAGCGAGAAAGAAATAATCTTATAAAAGTA is part of the Proteiniborus sp. MB09-C3 genome and encodes:
- the rplD gene encoding 50S ribosomal protein L4, which encodes MPKVALYNVSGQQIGDIELSDAVFGVEVNQHVLYEAVKNQLANKRQGTQSAKTRAEVRGGGKKPWRQKGTGRARQGSIRSPQWIGGGVVFAPKPRDYSYSIPKKVKRLAMKSALSSKVESKEIIVLDELNLTQPKTKDMVNILKNINSNKKALIVMAEKNENVVKSASNIQGVQTTLTNTLNVYDILKYDSFIITKDAVKKVEEVYA
- the rplW gene encoding 50S ribosomal protein L23 — encoded protein: MMRNPHDIIRKPIVTERSMDDMAEGKYTFVVDKRANKTEVKNAVEKVFGVKVEKVNTMFMEGKVKRQGIHEGRRPSWKKAIVTLTKDSKGIEFFEGM
- the rplB gene encoding 50S ribosomal protein L2; its protein translation is MSIKKFKATSPAIRQMTVSTFEDITKKDPEKSLIVSLNRQAGRNVHGKITVRHRGGGAKRKYRIIDFKRNKDGVPGKVAAIEYDPNRTANIALINYVDGEKRYILAPLGLKVGDVIESGVEADIKVGNALPLKNIPVGTVIHNVELKAGKGGQLVRSAGNSAQLMGKEGNYATVRLPSGEFRLIRIECRATIGQVGNVEHENITVGKAGRKRHMGFRPTVRGSVMNPNDHPHGGGEGRTGIGRPSPVTPWGKPALGYKTRQKNKKSNQYIVRARKK